From one Dama dama isolate Ldn47 chromosome 4, ASM3311817v1, whole genome shotgun sequence genomic stretch:
- the LOC133050860 gene encoding ribosomal protein eL22-like, whose amino-acid sequence MRIAVMARQAFRMALKKDKKPKKSTWKFNLDLTHPVEDGIFDSGYFEQLLWEKVEVNGKTGNAGNVIHIECFKNKIIVVFEKQFSKRYLKCLTKEYLKKNNLRDWLCVVASDKETYELHYFQISQDEDES is encoded by the coding sequence ATGAGAATTGCTGTGATGGCACGGCAAGCCTTCAGGATGGCGCTGAAGAAAGATAAGAAGCCTAAGAAGTCAACCTGGAAGTTTAATTTGGATCTTACTCATCCAGTAGAAGATGGAATTTTTGATTCTGGATATTTTGAACAGTTATTGTGGGAGAAAGTTGAAGTGAATGGCAAGACTGGAAATGCTGGGAATGTCATTCACATTGAATGCTTCAAGAATAAAATCATAGTCGTTTTTGAGAAACAGTTCTCTAAAAGATATTTGAAGTGCCTTACCAAGGAATACCTTAAAAAGAACAATCTTCGTGATTGGCTTTGTGTGGTTGCATCAGACAAGGAGACTTATGAGCTTCATTACTTCCAGATTAGTCAAGATGAAGATGAATCTTGA